Proteins encoded in a region of the Mucilaginibacter sabulilitoris genome:
- a CDS encoding rhamnogalacturonan acetylesterase, whose protein sequence is MIKLPYKILLCFFCILLWFVSPISLFAQEEKTSFKFDFGSKKAAPGYKKAGPNDVFNDAKGYGFDFGAKVIAVTRDDRKKITGEYVTSNKPFYFSVNVPEGNYKVTLTVGDINGIGNITVRAESRRLMLEKIKTKNEVKKLSFIVNIRKPSISTGGKVSLKPRELGKYDWDDKLSLEFNGSKPCVDALEIEKVDNQVTVYLAGNSTVVDQDDEPWCSWGQMITRFFKPGVAIADHAESGLSLGSFLSSHRLDKVLSIIGPGDYLFIEFGHNDQKEKGPEDGAYKSYTDRFKLFVNKTREKKAIPVIVTSTSRRAFNDSDKVVNTLGDYPDAARKVATELSVPLIDLNAMTAKFYEALGNEGSKKAFVWYPANSFPNQPKDLADNTHFNTYGAYELAKCVIEGIKSNHLGIAHYIIDGPPFDPSHPDSPEKFSLPASPKNSTIKPDGN, encoded by the coding sequence ATGATCAAGCTGCCTTACAAGATCTTGCTGTGCTTTTTTTGTATCTTATTGTGGTTTGTTTCGCCGATATCACTTTTTGCGCAGGAAGAGAAAACCAGTTTTAAGTTTGATTTTGGCAGTAAAAAAGCTGCACCCGGTTATAAAAAAGCCGGTCCCAATGATGTTTTTAATGATGCTAAAGGTTATGGGTTTGATTTTGGCGCTAAAGTAATAGCGGTAACCCGCGACGACAGAAAAAAAATTACAGGTGAGTATGTGACCAGCAATAAGCCTTTTTATTTTTCAGTAAATGTGCCGGAGGGTAATTATAAAGTTACGCTAACGGTTGGAGACATTAATGGTATCGGTAATATCACTGTACGGGCCGAATCACGGAGATTAATGCTGGAAAAGATAAAAACCAAAAATGAAGTAAAAAAACTGAGCTTTATTGTAAACATTCGTAAGCCTTCTATCAGTACGGGCGGCAAAGTGTCACTTAAACCCCGGGAATTAGGAAAGTACGATTGGGATGATAAGTTGAGTCTTGAATTTAATGGCTCAAAACCTTGTGTTGATGCCTTGGAGATAGAAAAAGTAGATAATCAGGTGACCGTTTACCTCGCCGGAAATTCAACTGTAGTTGATCAGGATGATGAGCCCTGGTGTTCATGGGGACAAATGATCACCCGCTTTTTCAAACCGGGCGTAGCTATTGCCGATCATGCCGAATCAGGACTGAGTCTTGGCAGTTTTTTAAGTAGCCATCGTTTAGATAAAGTACTCAGTATAATTGGGCCGGGCGATTATCTTTTTATAGAGTTCGGGCATAATGATCAGAAAGAAAAAGGGCCGGAGGATGGCGCTTATAAATCATACACAGATCGTTTTAAGCTGTTTGTAAATAAAACACGGGAGAAAAAAGCTATTCCCGTAATTGTAACCTCTACCAGTCGCCGCGCTTTTAACGACAGTGACAAAGTAGTAAACACCCTCGGCGATTACCCGGATGCTGCAAGAAAAGTTGCGACAGAATTAAGTGTGCCTCTCATAGACCTTAACGCGATGACTGCTAAGTTTTATGAGGCATTGGGTAATGAGGGTTCCAAAAAAGCTTTTGTTTGGTATCCGGCAAACTCTTTTCCAAACCAGCCAAAGGATCTGGCTGACAATACGCACTTTAATACTTATGGGGCCTATGAACTTGCAAAATGCGTTATAGAAGGCATTAAAAGTAATCATTTGGGTATTGCGCACTATATTATTGATGGGCCGCCTTTTGATCCATCGCATCCGGATTCGCCTGAAAAATTTAGCTTACCCGCCAGCCCCAAAAACAGCACAATTAAACCCGATGGAAACTAA